The Mycobacterium paragordonae genome includes a region encoding these proteins:
- a CDS encoding TIGR03619 family F420-dependent LLM class oxidoreductase, which yields MTDHPKLTLYLRNFSDGPDADWSGTLDAARAMDAVGVDRVVVSDHVVFGENLDAYADPAVGGTTGGRQPTGPDGQWLEPLILLTAIAATTTRIRLGTSVLLAALRRPAVLAKQLATMDVLSGGRIDLGVGIGWQREEYQAAGLPFERRGRLLDHTLEVCQTLWTQQRGSYSSPELSFDGIHQMPKPLQPNGVPIWVSGTVNPAVARRLSRFGMRWIPWGPAITDLGGAIPAMKRAIADTGADPDGLQVQGSAGLLRGADRRIDVAASVAGVPRMVADGATDIRFSGSLPSDPGQAQDVLAELVDAFRKITD from the coding sequence ATGACGGATCATCCGAAACTCACGCTCTATCTACGCAACTTCAGCGACGGCCCAGATGCGGACTGGTCGGGGACGCTGGACGCCGCCCGCGCCATGGATGCGGTCGGAGTCGATCGCGTCGTGGTGTCCGACCATGTGGTGTTCGGCGAGAACCTGGACGCCTACGCCGATCCGGCGGTGGGCGGAACCACCGGTGGCAGACAACCGACCGGCCCTGACGGCCAGTGGCTGGAACCCCTCATCCTGCTGACCGCAATCGCCGCAACCACCACGCGGATCAGGCTGGGCACCTCGGTGCTGCTGGCGGCGCTGCGACGGCCGGCCGTGCTGGCCAAGCAGTTGGCCACCATGGATGTGCTGTCGGGTGGACGGATCGACCTCGGCGTGGGGATCGGTTGGCAACGCGAGGAGTACCAGGCCGCGGGGTTGCCCTTTGAGCGCCGCGGCCGCCTGCTCGACCACACATTGGAGGTCTGCCAGACGCTGTGGACGCAGCAGCGGGGCAGCTACAGCTCACCGGAGCTGTCCTTCGACGGCATCCACCAGATGCCGAAGCCGTTGCAGCCCAATGGCGTTCCCATCTGGGTCAGTGGAACCGTGAACCCGGCCGTCGCGCGGCGTTTGAGTCGTTTCGGCATGCGCTGGATCCCGTGGGGCCCGGCGATCACCGACCTGGGCGGCGCGATCCCGGCGATGAAACGCGCGATCGCGGACACCGGCGCGGACCCGGACGGTCTCCAGGTGCAGGGTTCGGCTGGTCTGTTGCGGGGCGCCGATCGCCGGATCGATGTTGCTGCCTCGGTTGCGGGGGTCCCGCGCATGGTGGCAGACGGTGCCACCGACATCCGGTTCTCGGGGTCGCTGCCGTCGGACCCCGGCCAGGCACAGGACGTGCTGGCGGAGTTGGTCGATGCCTTCCGGAAGATCACCGACTGA